A window of the Ipomoea triloba cultivar NCNSP0323 chromosome 14, ASM357664v1 genome harbors these coding sequences:
- the LOC116004341 gene encoding LRR receptor-like serine/threonine-protein kinase EFR isoform X1 — protein MTKLCFSFFSMVLLLLFCVIIASSGMNISTDESSLLALKSSIINMHSHPIILANWSNASSVCDWIGVTCGTRILRVIALDISQMGLSGTIPSQFGNLSFLVSLNASGNNFSGNLPDSLSHLHRLKIFDFNVNNLTGEISSWFGFLSNLQVLNLGQNHFTGSIPLSLFNLSKLETLDLSFNQVNGSIPSTIFNLSTLENLRLVSNSLSGTLPQNLCLHLKNIRKFEVTDNHLSGEMPKGLSMCFKLRCLGLNYNQFEGTIPQAFGNLTSLEFFRVGGNNLRGRVPKEIGYLHNLKELHTENNHITGFLPPHMFNMSSLQLLDMNTNNISGRIPREMSNLHKLEEVYLQINSFSGSIPWDIFNISTLLQLNLGLNSLSGNLPPRMGSRLPNLVGISFYTNDLTGAIPSYISNCSKLEVIFFSYNSFSGPIPNSLGELRLLKILNMEDNKLTSESSTIGSNIISSIAANCRYLGHLILDLNPLNIVLPSSFGNLSTSLYAFSVNGCNIKGNIPDGIGNLSSLIELDLSKNDLFGVVPRAIKGLEMVQLFDSSENRLSGSLPSSICDLKYLWILNLGKNQFWGSIPECIGNVTSLRKIYLYSNRLSFNIPSNLWDLKDLLYLDLSSNFLNGSLPPKIGNLNAAIYINLSVNHISGYIPTTIGGLQQLVTISLENNLLQGPIPDSFANIISLEWLDLSNNNLTRRIPKSLETLRYLRFLNVSCNRLSGEIPSKGPFSNFSYQSFLCNEELCGSPRLKVPPCNADFSSPLSTRIILWIAFISMMAAFVVGVSLYILIKWKCKRPYNNEAYSVGEVVLTRISYYELQRATQGFDNRNLIGTGSFGSVYKGRFTYGLLLAVKVFNLQVEGAFKSFDTECKVLCNVRHRNLTKVITACSNADFKVLILRYMPNGSLDNWLYSNEQSLDIMQRLNIMIDVACALEYLHHDCAISIVHCDLKPSNVLIDDDMVGHVSDFGISKLLGHDESIVYTMTLAAIGYIAPEYGSSGMVSTKADIYSYGIMLMEVFTKRKPNDEMFEGDLTLKRWVSNSLSNNLDEILDPTLLKHEKLQFRQNMQCISSILELALDCTIESPNERMDIGGVLAKLNKTRHQFLTIF, from the exons ATGACGAAGTTAtgtttttcattcttttctatGGTGTTATTATTACTTTTCTGCGTAATAATAGCTAGCTCGGGCATGAACATTTCTACTGATGAATCCTCTCTTCTTGCGTTGAAGTCAAGTATTATCAACATGCACTCTCATCCCATCATATTAGCCAACTGGTCTAATGCTTCTTCTGTGTGTGATTGGATTGGAGTCACTTGTGGCACTCGTATTCTACGAGTGATTGCTTTAGACATTTCTCAAATGGGACTTTCTGGAACAATTCCGTCACAATTTGGAAACCTCTCTTTTCTTGTCTCCCTCAATGCAAGCGGCAATAATTTCAGTGGAAATTTGCCCGATTCCTTAAGTCATTTGCATCGATTGAAAATCTTTGATTTCAATGTCAACAATCTTACTGGAGAAATCTCTTCATGGTTTGGGTTTCTATCCAACCTTCAAGTACTAAACCTGGGTCAAAATCACTTTACGGGTTCTATCCCTCTTTCATTGTTTAACCTGTCGAAGCTAGAAACCTTGGACTTGAGTTTTAATCAAGTCAATGGCTCTATCCCATCCACCATCTTCAACCTTTCTACTTTGGAAAATTTGAGATTGGTAAGCAATTCTTTATCTGGTACCCTTCCCCAGAATTTGTGCCTTCATCTTAAAAATATTAGAAAGTTTGAAGTAACCGATAACCACTTAAGTGGAGAAATGCCAAAAGGTTTATCCATGTGTTTTAAACTAAGATGTTTGGGATTGAACTACAATCAATTTGAGGGAACGATACCACAAGCGTTTGGGAACTTAACGAGTCTTGAGTTCTTTCGTGTTGGCGGTAACAACCTTAGAG gAAGAGTTCCTAAAGAAATTGGCTATCTCCATAACTTGAAGGAATTACATACTGAAAACAATCACATAACGGGTTTTCTACCACCGCATATGTTTAACATGTCTTCACTGCAACTGCTGGATATGAACACCAACAACATATCAG GTAGAATACCAAGAGAGATGAGCAATCTTCACAAGTTGGAAGAagtttatttacaaataaattcTTTTAGTGGTTCCATACCATGGGATATATTCAATATCTCCACTCTGTTGCAATTGAATCTTGGGTTAAATAGTCTTTCAGGTAATCTTCCACCTAGAATGGGCTCTAGGCTTCCAAATCTCGTTGGGATTAGCTTTTATACTAATGACCTCACTGGAGCTATTCCTAGTTACATCTCCAATTGTTCTAAACTGGAGGTCATATTCTTCAGTTATAATAGTTTCAGTGGCCCAATTCCTAACTCATTAGGAGAATTGAGATTGTTGAAAATATTGAATATGGAAGATAATAAGTTGACAAGTGAATCCTCTACTATAGGGTCCAATATTATCTCTTCAATTGCAGCAAATTGTAGGTACTTGGGACATCTTATCCTGGATCTCAACCCTCTGAACATTGTCCTGCCCAGCTCCTTTGGGAATCTCTCCACCTCTCTTTATGCCTTTTCTGTAAATGGTTGTAATATCAAGGGGAATATTCCAGATGGAATTGGTAACTTAAGCAGTCTAATAGAACTAGACTTATCAAAAAATGACTTGTTCGGAGTTGTTCCTAGAGCCATAAAAGGTCTAGAAATGGTTCAACTGTTTGACTCATCTGAGAACCGATTAAGTGGATCCTTGCCAAGCAGTATTTGTGATTTAAAGTACTTGTGGATATTAAACTTAGGCAAAAATCAATTTTGGGGTTCTATTCCTGAGTGCATTGGAAATGTTACTTCTCTGAGGAAGATCTATCTATACTCTAACAGATTGAGTTTTAATATACCATCAAACCTCTGGGATCTCAAGGACCTCTTATACTTGGACCTGTCTTCAAATTTCTTGAATGGATCTTTACCACCTAAGATTGGCAATCTAAACGCTGCAATATATATCAACTTATCAGTGAATCATATCTCAGGTTACATTCCAACTACCATTGGAGGTTTGCAACAACTGGTAACTATTTCCTTGGAGAATAATCTTCTACAAGGGCCTATCCCTGACTCTTTTGCAAACATTATTAGTTTGGAATGGTTGGATTTGTCAAACAACAATCTAACAAGAAGGATTCCTAAATCATTAGAGACACTCCGCTATCTCAGGTTTTTGAATGTATCATGCAACAGATTAAGTGGAGAAATTCCGAGCAAAGGCCCTTTTTCAAACTTCAGTTATCAGTCATTTTTGTGCAATGAAGAGTTGTGTGGTTCTCCAAGGCTAAAAGTTCCACCTTGTAATGCTGATTTTAGTTCCCCTCTATCAACAAGGATAATACTATGGATTGCATTTATCTCTATGATGGCTGCATTCGTAGTGGGAGTCTCATTGTATATACTTATAAAATGGAAATGCAAAAGACCTTATAATAATGAGGCTTATTCAGTTGGAGAAGTAGTTCTTACGAGAATTTCGTACTACGAACTTCAACGAGCAACTCAAGGGTTTGATAATCGTAACTTGATAGGGACCGGAAGCTTTGGTTCGGTTTACAAGGGCAGATTTACTTATGGATTGCTCTTAGCCGTCAAGGTATTTAATTTGCAAGTTGAAGGTGCATTTAAGAGTTTTGATACAGAATGCAAAGTTCTGTGCAATGTCCGTCACAGAAATCTTACAAAGGTTATTACTGCTTGCTCTAACGCGGATTTTAAGGTGCTTATACTTCGGTACATGCCTAATGGTAGTTTGGACAACTGGTTGTATTCTAACGAGCAATCTTTAGACATCATGCAAAGACTAAACATAATGATTGATGTGGCATGTGCGTTAGAGTATTTGCACCATGATTGCGCAATTTCAATTGTTCATTGTGATTTAAAACCAAGTAATGTTTTAATTGACGATGATATGGTGGGACATGTAAGTGACTTTGGTATCTCAAAGTTGCTTGGCCATGATGAATCAATTGTCTATACAATGACCTTGGCTGCAATCGGATACATTGCCCCAG AGTACGGATCAAGTGGAATGGTGTCTACTAAAGCTGATATTTATAGTTATGGCATAATGTTGATGGAAGTGTTTACCAAGAGGAAGCCAAATGATGAAATGTTCGAGGGAGACCTCACTCTAAAGAGATGGGTTTCTAATTCACTTTCTAATAATCTGGACGAAATTTTGGACCCAACTTTATTGAAGCATGAAAAATTGCAATTTAGGCAAAACATGCAATGCATATCATCCATTTTGGAGTTGGCTTTGGATTGCACTATTGAGTCTCCTAATGAAAGGATGGATATTGGAGGTGTCCTGGCAAAACTCAACAAAACAAGACATCAATTTCTCACAATTTTCTAG
- the LOC116004341 gene encoding LRR receptor-like serine/threonine-protein kinase FLS2 isoform X2, which translates to MTKLCFSFFSMVLLLLFCVIIASSGMNISTDESSLLALKSSIINMHSHPIILANWSNASSVCDWIGVTCGTRILRVIALDISQMGLSGTIPSQFGNLSFLVSLNASGNNFSGNLPDSLSHLHRLKIFDFNVNNLTGEISSWFGFLSNLQVLNLGQNHFTGSIPLSLFNLSKLETLDLSFNQVNGSIPSTIFNLSTLENLRLVSNSLSGTLPQNLCLHLKNIRKFEVTDNHLSGEMPKGLSMCFKLRCLGLNYNQFEGTIPQAFGNLTSLEFFRVGGNNLRGRVPKEIGYLHNLKELHTENNHITGFLPPHMFNMSSLQLLDMNTNNISGRIPREMSNLHKLEEVYLQINSFSGSIPWDIFNISTLLQLNLGLNSLSGYIPTTIGGLQQLVTISLENNLLQGPIPDSFANIISLEWLDLSNNNLTRRIPKSLETLRYLRFLNVSCNRLSGEIPSKGPFSNFSYQSFLCNEELCGSPRLKVPPCNADFSSPLSTRIILWIAFISMMAAFVVGVSLYILIKWKCKRPYNNEAYSVGEVVLTRISYYELQRATQGFDNRNLIGTGSFGSVYKGRFTYGLLLAVKVFNLQVEGAFKSFDTECKVLCNVRHRNLTKVITACSNADFKVLILRYMPNGSLDNWLYSNEQSLDIMQRLNIMIDVACALEYLHHDCAISIVHCDLKPSNVLIDDDMVGHVSDFGISKLLGHDESIVYTMTLAAIGYIAPEYGSSGMVSTKADIYSYGIMLMEVFTKRKPNDEMFEGDLTLKRWVSNSLSNNLDEILDPTLLKHEKLQFRQNMQCISSILELALDCTIESPNERMDIGGVLAKLNKTRHQFLTIF; encoded by the exons ATGACGAAGTTAtgtttttcattcttttctatGGTGTTATTATTACTTTTCTGCGTAATAATAGCTAGCTCGGGCATGAACATTTCTACTGATGAATCCTCTCTTCTTGCGTTGAAGTCAAGTATTATCAACATGCACTCTCATCCCATCATATTAGCCAACTGGTCTAATGCTTCTTCTGTGTGTGATTGGATTGGAGTCACTTGTGGCACTCGTATTCTACGAGTGATTGCTTTAGACATTTCTCAAATGGGACTTTCTGGAACAATTCCGTCACAATTTGGAAACCTCTCTTTTCTTGTCTCCCTCAATGCAAGCGGCAATAATTTCAGTGGAAATTTGCCCGATTCCTTAAGTCATTTGCATCGATTGAAAATCTTTGATTTCAATGTCAACAATCTTACTGGAGAAATCTCTTCATGGTTTGGGTTTCTATCCAACCTTCAAGTACTAAACCTGGGTCAAAATCACTTTACGGGTTCTATCCCTCTTTCATTGTTTAACCTGTCGAAGCTAGAAACCTTGGACTTGAGTTTTAATCAAGTCAATGGCTCTATCCCATCCACCATCTTCAACCTTTCTACTTTGGAAAATTTGAGATTGGTAAGCAATTCTTTATCTGGTACCCTTCCCCAGAATTTGTGCCTTCATCTTAAAAATATTAGAAAGTTTGAAGTAACCGATAACCACTTAAGTGGAGAAATGCCAAAAGGTTTATCCATGTGTTTTAAACTAAGATGTTTGGGATTGAACTACAATCAATTTGAGGGAACGATACCACAAGCGTTTGGGAACTTAACGAGTCTTGAGTTCTTTCGTGTTGGCGGTAACAACCTTAGAG gAAGAGTTCCTAAAGAAATTGGCTATCTCCATAACTTGAAGGAATTACATACTGAAAACAATCACATAACGGGTTTTCTACCACCGCATATGTTTAACATGTCTTCACTGCAACTGCTGGATATGAACACCAACAACATATCAG GTAGAATACCAAGAGAGATGAGCAATCTTCACAAGTTGGAAGAagtttatttacaaataaattcTTTTAGTGGTTCCATACCATGGGATATATTCAATATCTCCACTCTGTTGCAATTGAATCTTGGGTTAAATAGTCTTTCAG GTTACATTCCAACTACCATTGGAGGTTTGCAACAACTGGTAACTATTTCCTTGGAGAATAATCTTCTACAAGGGCCTATCCCTGACTCTTTTGCAAACATTATTAGTTTGGAATGGTTGGATTTGTCAAACAACAATCTAACAAGAAGGATTCCTAAATCATTAGAGACACTCCGCTATCTCAGGTTTTTGAATGTATCATGCAACAGATTAAGTGGAGAAATTCCGAGCAAAGGCCCTTTTTCAAACTTCAGTTATCAGTCATTTTTGTGCAATGAAGAGTTGTGTGGTTCTCCAAGGCTAAAAGTTCCACCTTGTAATGCTGATTTTAGTTCCCCTCTATCAACAAGGATAATACTATGGATTGCATTTATCTCTATGATGGCTGCATTCGTAGTGGGAGTCTCATTGTATATACTTATAAAATGGAAATGCAAAAGACCTTATAATAATGAGGCTTATTCAGTTGGAGAAGTAGTTCTTACGAGAATTTCGTACTACGAACTTCAACGAGCAACTCAAGGGTTTGATAATCGTAACTTGATAGGGACCGGAAGCTTTGGTTCGGTTTACAAGGGCAGATTTACTTATGGATTGCTCTTAGCCGTCAAGGTATTTAATTTGCAAGTTGAAGGTGCATTTAAGAGTTTTGATACAGAATGCAAAGTTCTGTGCAATGTCCGTCACAGAAATCTTACAAAGGTTATTACTGCTTGCTCTAACGCGGATTTTAAGGTGCTTATACTTCGGTACATGCCTAATGGTAGTTTGGACAACTGGTTGTATTCTAACGAGCAATCTTTAGACATCATGCAAAGACTAAACATAATGATTGATGTGGCATGTGCGTTAGAGTATTTGCACCATGATTGCGCAATTTCAATTGTTCATTGTGATTTAAAACCAAGTAATGTTTTAATTGACGATGATATGGTGGGACATGTAAGTGACTTTGGTATCTCAAAGTTGCTTGGCCATGATGAATCAATTGTCTATACAATGACCTTGGCTGCAATCGGATACATTGCCCCAG AGTACGGATCAAGTGGAATGGTGTCTACTAAAGCTGATATTTATAGTTATGGCATAATGTTGATGGAAGTGTTTACCAAGAGGAAGCCAAATGATGAAATGTTCGAGGGAGACCTCACTCTAAAGAGATGGGTTTCTAATTCACTTTCTAATAATCTGGACGAAATTTTGGACCCAACTTTATTGAAGCATGAAAAATTGCAATTTAGGCAAAACATGCAATGCATATCATCCATTTTGGAGTTGGCTTTGGATTGCACTATTGAGTCTCCTAATGAAAGGATGGATATTGGAGGTGTCCTGGCAAAACTCAACAAAACAAGACATCAATTTCTCACAATTTTCTAG